A stretch of Rhododendron vialii isolate Sample 1 chromosome 4a, ASM3025357v1 DNA encodes these proteins:
- the LOC131324133 gene encoding probable polygalacturonase At3g15720: MPYKCLYMHVYGFVFDGQALAFTRCDDLILNGLTHINSPRSHISIDNCKGVIISNLHIIAPQTNPNTDGIDISGSSYVIIRNCTIGTGDDCIAIGGGSSNVNINGVTCGPGHGISIGALGRGGFDTVEEIHVRNCTFKGTMNGVRIKTWQGGTGYARKISFEKISFVAVDNPIIIDQFYCPSQVRCLNKVKIQIFP, encoded by the exons ATGCCATACAAGTGtttatatatgcatgtatatggATTTGTTTTTGATGGGCAGGCATTGGCATTTACTAGATGTGATGATCTTATACTCAATGGATTGACCCATATCAACAGCCCAAGAAGCCATATAAGCATAGACAATTGCAAGGGTGTAATCATCTCTAACCTTCACATAATAGCCCCTCAAACAAACCCTAACACTGATGGAATTGACATCTCTGGCTCGAGCTACGTTATAATCCGTAACTGCACCATTGGAACAG GTGATGATTGCATTGCAATTGGTGGGGGCTCCTCCAATGTTAATATCAATGGTGTAACATGTGGACCAGGCCATGGTATAAG CATTGGGGCCTTGGGTCGTGGAGGGTTCGACACAGTTGAAGAAATCCATGTGAGGAACTGTACATTCAAAGGAACCATGAATGGAGTCAGGATCAAGACTTGGCAG GGAGGGACTGGATATGCAAGGAAGATTTCATTCGAGAAGATTAGCTTCGTCGCAGTCGATAATCCCATCATAATCGATCAGTTCTACTGTCCTAGTCAAGTTCGTTGCCTAAACAaagtaaaaattcaaatttttcctTAG
- the LOC131324134 gene encoding uncharacterized protein LOC131324134 gives MAKTQLFVQACGMTGRSNVEKTSIRCLRISWHQKLTNGQGKTQKIGLVSQMRMGLLPMGVGKSAAKALPGGISTMNSTILALVLTQSLCYISHLIESFPCFCLLFKFLRNKFKKDVFLSEAKFPQIHSKLDLFPKHHQLLSSLTNTTVSLMYLAQTRPLLFK, from the exons ATGGCCAAAACACAATTATTTGTTCAAGCTTGTGGCATGACAGGGAGATCAAATGTTGAAAAAACCTCGATAAGGTGTTTGAGAATATCGTGGCACCAGAAATTAACGAATGGGCAAGGGAAAACTCAGAAAATTGGATTGGTTTCTCAAATGAGAATGGGCTTATTGCCAATGGGAGTTGGCAAATCGGCCGCCAAGGCTCTGCCTGGTGGAATCAGCACAATGAACTCGACGATTCTAGCATTGGTTTTAACGCAGTCTTTGTGCTACATCTCTCACCTCATTGAATCTTTTCCTTGCTTCTGTTTACTATTTAAATTTCTTcgtaataaatttaaaaaagacgTCTTTTTGTCAGAGGCCAAATTTCCACAGATCCACAGTAAGTTAGACCTCTTTCCAAAGCATCATCAACTCCTATCCTCATTGACCAATACTACAGTATCACTGATGTACCTTGCACAAACCAG A